The following proteins are encoded in a genomic region of Magnolia sinica isolate HGM2019 chromosome 1, MsV1, whole genome shotgun sequence:
- the LOC131217433 gene encoding probable protein phosphatase 2C 12 → MGICISSASLENQEIVIEGYENVVFVDKRLCSNGIPKLASIHSQQGKKGPNQDSAIICQGYGMEGGVFCGVFDGHGRNGHIVSRLVRDRLPWLVLNQRNAIASLNHITNDDYGDVNESLDGDLVSSKIFDGWKEACHSAFKAMDKELKLHEKLDSTCSGTTAVAIIKQDEDLIIANLGDSRAILGTMSDESALIAVPLTTDLKPSLPEEAERITKANGRIFALREEPSVQRVWLPDDDFPGLAMARAFGDFRLKNYGIIATPQITHHRISSNDQFLVLATDGVWDVLSNIQVASIVWSAKSEEAAARMVVDAAVLAWQHKFPSSRVDDCSAVCLFLQERRQQQ, encoded by the exons ATGGGTATCTGCATATCCTCAGCATCTTTGGAGAATCAAGAGATTGTTATTGAGGGTTATGAGAATGTGGTGTTTGTAGATAAGAGGTTGTGTTCTAATGGGATTCCAAAGCTTGCATCTATCCATTCACAGCAAGGGAAGAAAGGGCCTAACCAGGATTCTGCCATCATATGCCAG GGATATGGCATGGAAGGGGGAGTTTTTTGTGGAGTGTTCGATGGGCATGGAAGAAATGGTCACATAGTAAGCAGATTAGTGAGAGATCGGCTGCCGTGGTTGGTATTAAACCAACGGAATGCGATTGCTTCGCTTAATCacatcactaatgatgattatggAGATGTTAATgaaagcttagatggtgattTAGTTTCAAGTAAGATATTTGATGGATGGAAagaggcatgtcatagtgctttcAAGGCCATGGACAAGGAACTCAAGCTTCATGAGAAATTGGACAGTACTTGTAGTGGGACCACTGCAGTGGCCATCATCAAACAG GATGAAGATCTTATTATTGCTAATCTTGGTGACTCAAGGGCAATTTTGGGGACCATGTCTGATGAAAGTGCCTTAATAGCCGTTCCACTAACTACGGATTTAAAGCCCAGCCTACCTG AAGAAGCAGAGCGTATAACAAAAGCCAATGGTCGGATATTTGCGTTGAGAGAGGAGCCCAGCGTACAGCGTGTATGGTTGCCGGACGATGACTTCCCTGGCCTTGCAATGGCTCGTGCCTTTGGAGACTTCAGGCTAAAAAACTACGGGATAATCGCCACCCCTCAGATCACCCATCATCGCATTAGCAGCAATGATCAGTTTCTTGTTCTAGCAACTGACGGG GTATGGGACGTGCTTAGCAACATACAAGTTGCATCAATTGTGTGGTCAGCGAAGAGCGAAGAAGCAGCAGCAAGAATGGTGGTCGATGCAGCAGTTCTTGCGTGGCAACACAAGTTTCCATCTTCAAGGGTGGATGACTGCTCTGCTGTTTGCCTCTTTCTGCAGGAGAGAAGGCAACAACAATAG